From the genome of Psychrilyobacter atlanticus DSM 19335, one region includes:
- a CDS encoding cache domain-containing protein, which yields MKNLRKIGKSFRYTILFIVVINILFIGGVWIYSTYNYFNKESEKIKQDYTTKEKMRVKDAINKVIQSIEYHKSETEKILDRSIKERTYEAHDMASVIYEKNKGKKTDEEIENLIKETLEVIRFSDGKGYYFGGNVDKGKLLFTSNPDYVGEMVLDYRGPNGKYIFREMVALVKKKGEGFYEYLWAKPGNTGYDHNKKSFLKLFKPLNLWIGTGAYFEDVEKDIKEDVLNEITHRSPDNGKYIFVLDFSGNLLATENIDEKKAIGKNLWELKNSNDVKIIQELKKISVNPQGGFLNYNWTKPGKGSKEISKMTFIKAINDWEWMVGTGVYLDDIARTISNNKKILKDQMEGILIEISFFIFLMGGIIFLSEFYVMRKIKRFIDESETVYETLINLSLDGIYLGNEKGEIEDCNISAYKMLGYTREELGTLSLYDFKKNTSDDFDTSKNPVTGDSYEERVFKKKNGKFLFLELNSKYVKLNNKKMWIAFVRDITDRKKMEKKLMELSITDGLTQLNNRRYLLKQLELKLENVNLEKPLCVSMIDIDHFKQVNDTLGHSAGDEVLKGFAKILTENLRKTDLIGRYGGEEFLIVLPDTSLKEAEKIMNKIRLIIYDTSWKYPELRVSFSGGILEVNKTQDISLENIVIKVDELLYKAKEEGRNKIEVNTQ from the coding sequence ATGAAAAATTTAAGAAAAATAGGAAAAAGTTTTCGTTATACCATACTGTTTATAGTGGTCATCAATATCCTATTTATAGGCGGTGTATGGATCTATTCCACATATAATTATTTTAATAAAGAATCTGAAAAGATAAAGCAGGATTATACAACCAAAGAAAAAATGAGGGTAAAGGATGCTATTAATAAAGTTATACAAAGTATAGAGTATCATAAGTCTGAAACAGAGAAAATCTTAGATAGGAGTATTAAAGAAAGGACCTATGAAGCTCATGATATGGCTTCGGTTATATATGAAAAAAATAAAGGGAAGAAAACCGATGAAGAGATAGAAAATCTTATCAAAGAAACTCTTGAAGTTATTAGATTTAGTGATGGAAAAGGATATTATTTTGGTGGAAATGTTGATAAAGGGAAGCTTTTATTCACATCTAATCCTGATTATGTCGGAGAGATGGTTTTAGATTACAGAGGTCCAAATGGAAAATATATATTCAGGGAGATGGTAGCCTTAGTAAAGAAAAAAGGAGAAGGTTTCTATGAATATCTGTGGGCAAAGCCTGGAAACACAGGATATGATCATAATAAAAAATCATTTTTAAAGCTCTTTAAGCCTCTTAATCTCTGGATAGGAACTGGAGCATATTTTGAAGATGTAGAAAAAGATATAAAAGAAGATGTTTTAAATGAAATTACTCATAGAAGTCCAGATAATGGAAAATATATCTTTGTATTGGATTTTTCAGGAAATCTTTTGGCCACTGAAAATATCGATGAGAAAAAAGCCATAGGAAAAAATTTGTGGGAGTTGAAAAATTCTAATGATGTAAAAATAATACAGGAACTAAAAAAAATATCTGTAAACCCCCAGGGAGGATTTTTAAACTACAATTGGACAAAACCGGGAAAGGGAAGTAAAGAAATTTCTAAAATGACTTTTATCAAGGCAATAAATGACTGGGAGTGGATGGTAGGAACTGGAGTTTATTTAGATGATATAGCTAGGACAATTTCCAATAACAAAAAAATTTTAAAGGATCAAATGGAAGGGATCTTAATAGAAATTTCATTTTTCATATTTTTAATGGGTGGGATAATTTTTTTATCTGAATTTTATGTTATGAGAAAAATAAAGAGGTTTATTGATGAAAGTGAAACTGTCTATGAGACATTGATAAATCTATCCCTTGATGGAATTTATTTAGGAAATGAAAAAGGAGAAATAGAAGATTGTAACATCAGTGCATATAAGATGCTAGGATATACTAGGGAAGAATTAGGAACTTTATCTCTATATGATTTCAAAAAAAATACTTCAGATGATTTTGACACTTCTAAAAATCCTGTTACAGGTGATTCCTACGAAGAAAGAGTTTTTAAAAAAAAGAATGGAAAATTTCTTTTTCTCGAATTAAACTCAAAATATGTAAAACTTAACAACAAAAAAATGTGGATTGCCTTTGTTAGGGATATTACAGACAGGAAAAAAATGGAAAAAAAACTTATGGAACTTTCAATCACAGACGGACTGACCCAGTTAAACAATAGAAGATACCTTCTAAAACAACTGGAATTAAAACTCGAGAATGTAAACCTTGAGAAACCACTGTGTGTATCTATGATTGACATCGATCATTTTAAACAAGTTAATGACACTTTAGGCCATAGTGCTGGAGATGAGGTCTTAAAAGGATTTGCAAAGATATTGACTGAAAATCTTCGAAAAACTGACCTCATAGGCCGATATGGAGGAGAGGAATTTTTAATAGTACTCCCAGATACCTCTCTAAAAGAAGCTGAAAAAATTATGAATAAAATAAGATTAATTATCTACGATACATCTTGGAAATATCCGGAACTCCGGGTAAGTTTCAGCGGTGGTATATTAGAAGTAAATAAAACTCAAGATATAAGTTTAGAAAATATAGTTATTAAGGTAGATGAATTACTTTATAAAGCTAAAGAGGAGGGAAGAAATAAAATCGAGGTAAATACTCAATAA
- a CDS encoding response regulator: protein MYKVLIVEDDPMVAMINQDYIEMIENFEVIGCVATKIDVFNSLKSNKIDLIILDVYLPNSDGLNILKKIREKQYLTDVIMVTAANGIEGIKKAMAYGVIDYLVKPFQRNRFNEAVDKFLTKNSFFETTNRSEKANLSQDKIDMFYTKPVMEKLDLPKGLHEKTLDRILSLLLKEKNKIWTIREISKELNISNVTIKKYMDYLESVRKISSTTTHGNIGRPEYNYRVIK, encoded by the coding sequence ATGTATAAAGTATTAATTGTTGAAGATGATCCAATGGTTGCAATGATCAACCAAGACTATATAGAGATGATAGAAAATTTTGAAGTTATCGGCTGTGTAGCAACTAAAATAGATGTTTTTAACAGTTTAAAATCAAATAAGATAGACCTGATTATCTTAGATGTATACCTTCCAAACTCAGATGGTCTGAATATATTAAAAAAAATCAGAGAAAAGCAGTATTTAACCGATGTTATCATGGTTACTGCTGCCAATGGAATTGAAGGTATAAAAAAAGCCATGGCATACGGAGTTATAGATTATTTAGTCAAACCCTTTCAAAGAAACAGATTCAATGAAGCTGTGGATAAATTTTTAACTAAAAATAGTTTTTTTGAGACTACCAATAGATCAGAGAAGGCTAACCTCAGCCAGGATAAAATAGATATGTTTTATACTAAACCTGTCATGGAAAAATTAGATCTGCCCAAGGGTCTCCATGAAAAAACTCTGGATAGGATTTTATCTCTCCTTTTAAAAGAAAAAAATAAAATATGGACTATTCGGGAGATCTCTAAGGAACTCAACATCAGTAATGTTACTATAAAAAAATATATGGATTATTTGGAGAGTGTAAGAAAAATAAGTTCTACCACAACCCATGGAAATATTGGCAGACCGGAATATAATTATCGGGTAATCAAGTAA
- a CDS encoding potassium/proton antiporter, with product MNIDKISMIIGFLILSSIFSLRISKKYSLPSLLLFLGVGMLAGSEGFGGIYFDNMAIAQLIGGIALAFILFNGAFSTNINTVRNGAFEGLLLAFIGVFINTAIVGIIVYFFTGFSITYSLLIGAIVSSTDASAVMSLLSFGGLKLKKKVSSILLVESGTNDPMANVIIILLISLITRPDFSTLEGLTFLFLQIVVGGLIGFLSARGTIGLLKRFSIKLPEIHQLILVSGVFLTFGITNILNGNGYLAIYIYGLVLGNSAIQFKKSSRRFFVSLSWGVEIGIFLILGLLVFPSELLNVWKVGTFIGFALILIARPLSVIITLYKTKLSMKEKLFISWGGLKGAVPIVFAILPVLAKIEGAEIIFPIVFYVVVISVTIQGTTLPFVATLFGMKDTESSKWVEPDLEQIEFMEEKMIKLKVKSGSSFHNKSVMDMQFEKGVLLLLIERNNHQIFPQANTKILEFDSLLIFGEDQNKLDQLIENWNKVENQLII from the coding sequence ATGAATATAGATAAAATTAGTATGATAATAGGTTTTCTAATATTATCTTCTATTTTTTCATTGCGTATTTCAAAAAAATATAGTCTGCCAAGTTTACTATTATTTTTAGGTGTTGGGATGTTGGCAGGATCAGAAGGCTTTGGAGGTATTTATTTTGATAATATGGCAATAGCTCAGTTGATAGGAGGAATTGCTCTTGCTTTTATCCTTTTTAATGGAGCTTTTTCAACAAATATAAACACTGTTAGAAATGGAGCTTTCGAAGGGTTATTATTAGCTTTTATAGGAGTATTTATAAACACGGCTATTGTCGGGATTATAGTTTATTTTTTTACTGGATTTAGTATTACGTACTCACTTCTAATAGGTGCTATTGTGTCATCTACAGATGCATCGGCAGTGATGTCACTCCTCTCCTTTGGAGGATTAAAATTAAAGAAAAAAGTTTCTTCAATCCTCTTGGTTGAATCGGGGACAAATGACCCAATGGCTAATGTAATTATCATTTTATTGATTAGTCTGATTACAAGGCCTGATTTTAGTACACTTGAGGGTCTAACATTTTTATTTCTTCAAATAGTCGTTGGTGGGTTAATTGGATTTTTATCAGCTAGAGGAACTATAGGTCTCCTTAAAAGATTTTCAATCAAGTTGCCGGAAATACACCAGCTGATCCTGGTATCTGGAGTATTTTTAACTTTTGGGATTACAAATATATTAAATGGTAATGGTTATCTTGCAATTTATATCTATGGATTAGTATTAGGAAATTCAGCAATCCAATTCAAAAAAAGTTCTAGACGGTTTTTTGTTAGTTTATCTTGGGGTGTTGAAATTGGTATATTTCTTATATTAGGACTTCTAGTATTCCCCAGTGAATTACTTAATGTTTGGAAAGTTGGAACTTTTATAGGGTTTGCACTTATATTAATTGCGAGGCCACTTAGTGTGATTATCACTCTATATAAAACAAAACTTTCCATGAAGGAAAAATTATTTATAAGCTGGGGAGGGTTAAAAGGAGCAGTTCCCATAGTTTTTGCAATTCTACCTGTGCTTGCAAAGATAGAGGGTGCTGAAATTATCTTTCCTATAGTTTTTTATGTTGTAGTAATCTCAGTGACTATACAGGGAACAACGTTACCCTTTGTAGCTACATTATTTGGAATGAAAGATACGGAGAGTTCTAAATGGGTTGAACCTGACTTAGAACAAATAGAATTTATGGAAGAAAAGATGATTAAATTAAAAGTAAAAAGTGGAAGTTCATTTCATAATAAAAGTGTAATGGATATGCAATTTGAAAAAGGAGTCCTTCTCCTTCTCATCGAAAGAAATAACCACCAAATTTTTCCTCAGGCAAACACAAAAATATTAGAATTTGATTCCCTTCTTATTTTTGGAGAAGATCAGAATAAACTAGATCAACTAATTGAAAATTGGAATAAGGTTGAAAACCAATTGATCATTTAA
- a CDS encoding DUF748 domain-containing protein: MKKKIYIGLFIGWIIFMIQLPSIVKNIAVNKLEKTIGRKVSSGDFRYNYLRNILSIENLKIYEDDGENIFVKFDSFNVNIDILPLLKRKFYIEELTLINPNFTLKYSDGTANFDSILKKIGSDNKKVEDATETNHYIKSVELENITIDNFTFYYNDQVVQGKNKFTLETPQLLYENKNIILNSIVDFYESGEINLNLEYKKDGSLSGEIKTKDFLLDDKLYIVKALYGLEKLEGEIDSCFNFNFNFLKEIYNLKGQFSLKDLKVSSDKFGKLFSIGSVEGEIEDFKIKENKFFLKDIRTNKGVVDIENIKKYMSLISKISKEKENESSVKRDELEYPIFNIKRFEISDYKIYDEKVNLEIENFKINDLGTLKGNSNFEFAGKFQNSEVNFTGEIKKEKAVRKEEDLNYIGIGGNINILSLNLKNIDPLLQEKLNLNGSLDISSKFNYLTNNLQMENLISLKKLSLKKDDMVLKVENLKFNNTISKNSKDYHIRGKIKAQGGAFNMDEVNFWLKSGEIEIGEISKNKIRLNKIKLERPWIKIKKKEEKNNIQEKITQRESSKGHEKNNLKEEEIGKVKLPELFIKNIGVSNGRLDYINKDIKYNLRDITVDIDSFTTEKNKEFNGDIRADLTGNGKFKFNFLSSLEKSWDFSPVSLNMDGELDIYNLNFLDFKQVLSENLPNEIDNGKLNYNCNISLNKGKVVGENLISVEKINIGEATKVNSMIPLKLGVNILKDREDNLKLDLPISGDFNNPKFKISKVVLEALKNILIRAVASPADFILNSFNIGDEKDLFIEYDYLNPNFKNKDNNTLGKVVEILEKKEDINIIFTLFTDKEVEKNLLNTQLKEEMFFKRDTKDEILEEKINKIITERSEGIKNYFKGKELGERVKVQISDISRNKAMSSIELIIKD; encoded by the coding sequence ATGAAGAAAAAAATTTATATAGGTTTGTTTATAGGGTGGATTATATTTATGATTCAGCTGCCATCAATAGTAAAAAATATAGCAGTAAATAAATTAGAGAAAACAATCGGAAGAAAAGTAAGCAGCGGAGATTTCAGGTATAACTACCTCAGGAATATTCTTTCAATTGAAAATTTGAAGATATATGAGGATGACGGGGAAAATATTTTCGTAAAATTTGATTCTTTTAATGTAAATATAGATATATTACCCCTATTAAAAAGAAAATTTTATATAGAGGAGTTAACCCTTATAAACCCAAATTTCACATTGAAATATAGTGATGGGACAGCTAATTTTGATTCTATTCTGAAAAAAATAGGTTCAGACAATAAAAAAGTAGAGGATGCAACTGAAACTAACCACTATATAAAAAGCGTTGAATTAGAAAATATTACTATAGATAATTTTACTTTTTATTATAATGATCAGGTGGTCCAGGGTAAAAATAAATTTACTCTGGAAACACCACAATTATTGTATGAAAATAAAAATATTATTTTAAACTCAATAGTAGATTTTTATGAAAGTGGAGAAATAAATTTAAATTTAGAATATAAGAAAGATGGATCTCTATCGGGAGAAATTAAAACAAAAGATTTTTTATTAGATGATAAGCTTTATATAGTAAAAGCTTTATATGGTTTGGAAAAGTTAGAGGGAGAGATAGATAGTTGCTTTAATTTTAATTTCAATTTTTTAAAAGAAATCTATAATTTAAAAGGTCAGTTTAGTCTAAAAGATTTAAAAGTAAGTTCTGACAAGTTTGGAAAACTTTTTTCAATTGGAAGTGTAGAAGGAGAAATAGAGGATTTTAAAATAAAAGAGAATAAATTTTTTCTAAAAGATATAAGAACAAATAAAGGTGTAGTAGATATAGAAAATATCAAAAAGTATATGTCTCTTATCTCAAAAATTTCAAAAGAAAAAGAAAACGAGAGTAGTGTAAAAAGAGATGAACTAGAATATCCTATATTTAATATAAAAAGGTTTGAAATATCAGATTATAAAATATATGATGAAAAAGTAAACTTAGAGATAGAAAATTTTAAAATAAATGATCTAGGGACACTAAAAGGAAATTCAAATTTTGAATTTGCAGGAAAGTTTCAAAATTCGGAAGTTAATTTTACCGGGGAAATAAAAAAAGAAAAGGCTGTAAGGAAAGAAGAAGATCTAAATTATATTGGAATTGGAGGAAATATAAATATACTATCTTTAAATTTAAAAAATATAGATCCACTTTTACAAGAAAAATTAAACTTAAATGGAAGTTTAGATATATCTTCGAAATTTAATTATTTAACGAATAATCTCCAGATGGAAAATTTGATTTCTTTAAAAAAGCTATCATTAAAAAAAGATGATATGGTTTTAAAAGTAGAAAATTTAAAATTTAATAATACGATCTCAAAGAATAGCAAAGATTACCATATTAGAGGAAAGATAAAAGCTCAAGGAGGAGCGTTTAATATGGATGAAGTTAATTTTTGGTTAAAGAGTGGAGAGATAGAGATAGGAGAAATATCCAAAAATAAAATAAGGTTAAATAAAATAAAGTTAGAGAGGCCATGGATAAAAATAAAGAAAAAAGAAGAAAAAAATAATATACAGGAAAAAATAACACAGAGAGAAAGTTCCAAAGGTCATGAAAAAAATAATTTAAAAGAAGAGGAAATAGGGAAAGTTAAACTACCTGAATTATTCATAAAAAATATAGGTGTAAGTAATGGCCGGCTAGATTATATTAATAAGGATATAAAGTATAATCTAAGGGATATTACAGTCGATATAGATAGTTTTACTACAGAAAAAAACAAAGAATTTAACGGGGATATAAGAGCTGATCTAACAGGGAATGGAAAGTTTAAGTTTAATTTCCTGTCTTCATTGGAAAAGAGCTGGGATTTTTCCCCTGTAAGTTTAAATATGGATGGAGAGTTAGATATATATAATTTGAATTTTTTAGATTTTAAACAGGTACTTTCTGAAAATTTACCCAACGAAATTGACAATGGAAAACTTAATTATAACTGTAATATCAGTCTAAATAAAGGAAAAGTAGTAGGAGAAAACCTTATCTCTGTAGAAAAGATCAACATAGGAGAGGCAACAAAGGTAAATTCTATGATTCCTTTAAAATTAGGAGTTAATATACTTAAAGATAGAGAGGATAATTTAAAACTAGACCTTCCTATATCTGGAGACTTTAACAATCCTAAATTCAAAATATCCAAGGTTGTCTTAGAAGCACTAAAAAATATTTTAATAAGAGCGGTCGCTTCTCCAGCGGACTTTATATTGAACTCTTTTAATATAGGAGATGAAAAAGATCTATTTATTGAATATGACTATTTAAATCCAAATTTTAAAAATAAGGATAATAATACATTGGGGAAAGTAGTTGAGATATTAGAAAAAAAAGAGGATATAAATATAATTTTTACCCTATTTACCGATAAAGAGGTGGAAAAAAACTTGTTGAATACACAATTAAAGGAAGAGATGTTTTTTAAAAGAGATACAAAAGATGAAATTTTAGAAGAAAAAATAAATAAAATAATAACAGAAAGAAGTGAAGGGATTAAAAATTATTTTAAAGGTAAAGAACTAGGAGAAAGAGTAAAAGTTCAAATTTCTGATATTTCACGAAATAAGGCTATGTCAAGTATTGAATTAATAATAAAGGATTAA
- the murJ gene encoding murein biosynthesis integral membrane protein MurJ, whose protein sequence is MFKSGILIMIITLASRVLGLVRTALIAYYFGATKFTDAYFSAFKISNFFRQLLGEGALGTVFIPVYNDKEKKYGAERSKSLIYSVLNLLFIFTTLITILMVIFSDNIINFIVTGYPEETKVIASKLLKIMAVYFVFIGLAGMISAILNNFKKFLIPASTSLFFNFAIIISIMVYGKQYGVTAMAVGVVAGGLLQFLVVLPTFIKIVKNYEFRIDFKDDDLKKIFILMVPMLLGIFARQINSIVDQFFASHLASGGVSALENATRIYNLPLGVFGISIATVIYPTLSKAISNNETEVVSKSLQRGLNFLQFLIIPSMGVLIFYARDIIKLVLGHGEFTQNSITITSESLIYYSVGLFFYTAVHLMSRAFYGMKDTKRPVIFSVVSILINIILNAVLIRQFQHSGLALATAIASMVNFILLYITFNKKYIKLDLTYIVKFKFKVVMSTLLALGGSFYIDNIFIKLITFSGIYLALWAWPLKKNKLEVF, encoded by the coding sequence ATGTTTAAAAGTGGTATTTTGATTATGATAATCACCTTGGCCAGTAGAGTTTTAGGGTTGGTTCGGACAGCACTTATTGCATATTATTTTGGAGCTACAAAGTTTACTGATGCTTACTTCAGTGCTTTTAAAATAAGTAATTTTTTCAGACAATTATTAGGTGAGGGAGCCTTAGGAACGGTATTTATTCCTGTCTACAACGACAAGGAAAAAAAATACGGAGCTGAGAGATCTAAATCTCTGATATATTCAGTTTTAAATCTATTATTTATATTTACAACTCTGATAACAATTCTCATGGTTATCTTTTCTGATAATATAATTAATTTTATTGTGACAGGATATCCAGAGGAAACAAAGGTCATAGCTTCTAAACTTTTAAAAATAATGGCTGTCTACTTCGTATTTATAGGGTTAGCCGGGATGATCTCTGCGATATTAAATAACTTTAAAAAGTTTTTAATTCCTGCTAGTACCTCATTATTTTTTAACTTTGCCATAATAATTAGTATTATGGTTTATGGAAAACAATATGGTGTAACGGCAATGGCAGTAGGAGTAGTTGCAGGTGGGCTGTTACAATTTTTAGTAGTTCTGCCTACTTTTATAAAGATAGTTAAAAACTATGAATTTAGGATAGATTTTAAAGATGATGATCTGAAAAAGATCTTTATCTTGATGGTACCTATGCTTCTTGGTATCTTTGCCAGACAGATAAATAGTATAGTGGATCAATTCTTTGCATCCCACCTAGCCAGCGGAGGAGTATCGGCATTAGAAAATGCCACAAGGATATATAATCTGCCACTGGGAGTATTTGGTATTTCCATAGCTACAGTAATCTATCCGACTCTTTCTAAGGCTATTTCAAACAATGAAACTGAGGTGGTCAGTAAGAGTCTTCAAAGGGGATTGAATTTTTTACAATTTTTAATCATACCCAGTATGGGAGTCTTGATATTTTATGCAAGGGATATAATAAAACTGGTTTTAGGTCATGGAGAATTTACACAAAATTCCATAACTATTACCTCTGAAAGTTTGATATATTATTCAGTAGGATTATTTTTTTATACGGCAGTTCACCTTATGAGTCGGGCATTCTATGGGATGAAAGATACCAAAAGACCTGTAATATTTAGTGTTGTGTCAATATTAATAAATATAATTTTAAATGCAGTATTGATCAGGCAATTCCAGCATAGTGGATTGGCACTGGCAACAGCCATAGCATCTATGGTTAATTTTATCTTGTTATACATTACATTTAATAAAAAATATATAAAGTTAGATCTGACTTATATAGTAAAGTTTAAATTTAAAGTTGTTATGAGTACGCTCCTGGCATTAGGAGGAAGTTTTTATATAGATAACATCTTTATAAAATTAATAACTTTTTCTGGGATCTACCTGGCTCTTTGGGCATGGCCACTGAAAAAAAATAAGTTAGAGGTATTTTAA